A single region of the Elizabethkingia sp. JS20170427COW genome encodes:
- a CDS encoding nucleotidyl transferase AbiEii/AbiGii toxin family protein, with the protein MNKNSFYELDKSDKIILFTETANQKGMMPFAVEKDWWVVRTLEIIFKTSAAEHLVFKGGTSLSKSWDLIHRFSEDIDLAIDRNFLGFEGVLSKNKRTQLRKAANKYTSEYFYIELQEKFIEHGFKDLRFNLVEAKDSDQDPRIIEIYYPNVIQSLGYVQPRIQVEVGCRSLIEPYSLRSVVSFVDDLYADNDFSVLPIEIPSVNPERTFLEKLFLLHEEFHKPLEKIRVDRLSRHLYDVYQLSKTEFLKAIENIDLYKTIVEHRFNFTKVSGIDYNLLSPKTLDFIPINEVREAWERDYKKMREEMIYQLDSPTFDEIIEQLMIIKNRINEQGWDLGKEYPIS; encoded by the coding sequence ATGAATAAGAATAGTTTTTATGAGTTGGATAAATCCGATAAAATAATTCTGTTTACAGAAACAGCTAATCAAAAAGGAATGATGCCTTTCGCAGTAGAAAAAGATTGGTGGGTAGTTCGCACGTTAGAAATTATTTTTAAAACAAGTGCTGCTGAACATCTTGTGTTCAAGGGAGGTACATCACTTAGTAAATCTTGGGATCTTATTCATCGGTTTTCAGAAGATATTGATTTAGCTATTGACCGAAATTTTTTAGGGTTTGAAGGTGTATTGTCAAAAAACAAACGCACCCAATTACGAAAAGCAGCAAATAAATATACTTCGGAATATTTCTACATAGAATTACAAGAAAAATTTATAGAACACGGTTTCAAAGATTTAAGATTTAATCTTGTTGAAGCAAAGGACAGTGATCAGGATCCACGGATTATTGAGATTTACTATCCTAATGTCATCCAGAGTTTGGGCTACGTTCAGCCACGGATACAGGTAGAAGTTGGTTGTCGTTCATTGATAGAACCTTATTCGTTACGATCTGTAGTATCTTTTGTTGATGATTTGTATGCTGATAACGACTTTTCGGTATTACCGATAGAAATACCTTCCGTAAATCCTGAACGAACCTTTTTAGAAAAGCTTTTTCTTTTACATGAGGAGTTTCATAAACCTTTAGAAAAAATAAGAGTAGATAGATTAAGTCGTCATTTATATGACGTCTATCAATTATCAAAAACAGAATTCTTAAAAGCGATTGAAAACATTGATTTGTATAAAACAATTGTAGAACACCGATTTAATTTCACAAAAGTATCAGGAATAGATTATAATTTGCTATCGCCAAAAACACTTGATTTTATTCCGATAAACGAAGTGAGAGAGGCATGGGAACGAGATTATAAAAAGATGAGAGAGGAAATGATTTATCAACTAGATTCCCCTACGTTTGATGAAATTATTGAACAATTAATGATTATTAAAAATAGAATAAACGAACAGGGTTGGGATTTGGGAAAAGAATACCCTATCTCTTAA
- a CDS encoding DUF6088 family protein: MQSIEKKIEKSIKGKLRGTLVLPDDFLTFGSADAVRQALSRLEDKEIIVRVAHGIYVRPKMSKLAGALTPSAEEVAEAIAKRDKIRTVPSGGYALNALGLSNQVPMNIVLLTDGSPRVIKVGKRTIKFKKTTPKNLLAKGKISRLVIQALKEIGNEKVTAEEENKIIALLKEEDENDLRHDITLAPVWIQKIMKKALTNE, encoded by the coding sequence ATGCAAAGTATTGAGAAAAAAATAGAAAAATCAATAAAGGGCAAGCTAAGAGGCACTTTGGTCTTGCCTGATGATTTTTTGACTTTTGGCTCTGCGGATGCCGTTCGCCAAGCTTTGAGTCGTTTAGAGGATAAAGAAATAATAGTACGAGTAGCTCACGGAATCTATGTGCGTCCAAAAATGAGTAAATTAGCTGGTGCTCTTACTCCTTCGGCTGAAGAAGTAGCAGAAGCTATTGCTAAAAGAGATAAAATAAGAACCGTACCTTCGGGAGGCTATGCTTTGAATGCTTTAGGGTTGAGTAATCAAGTGCCAATGAATATTGTTCTACTGACAGATGGCTCTCCAAGAGTAATCAAAGTAGGAAAGCGAACGATAAAATTTAAAAAAACCACCCCTAAAAACTTATTGGCTAAAGGAAAAATCAGTCGATTGGTCATTCAAGCACTCAAAGAGATTGGTAACGAAAAAGTAACAGCAGAGGAAGAAAACAAAATAATAGCGTTATTGAAAGAAGAAGATGAAAACGATTTGAGGCACGATATAACTTTAGCACCTGTTTGGATTCAAAAAATAATGAAAAAAGCATTAACTAATGAATAA
- a CDS encoding master DNA invertase Mpi family serine-type recombinase, which translates to MIYGYIRVSTDKQTVENQRYEINNFCERQEIVVNKWIEETISGGKKVEERKLGKLLKKMKKGDILICSELSRLGRNLLMIMGVLNECMNRDIQVWTIKDNYRLGSDINSKVLAFAFGLSAEIERNLISQRTKEALARKRAEGVILGRPVGSKSAKTKLTGQEKKIQELLDKKVSYSAIGRILGVHRLTVSSFVRNQKLKTNS; encoded by the coding sequence ATGATTTACGGTTACATTAGAGTAAGTACAGACAAACAAACGGTAGAAAATCAGCGCTATGAAATCAATAATTTCTGCGAACGACAAGAAATTGTCGTCAATAAATGGATAGAAGAGACCATTTCTGGAGGAAAAAAAGTAGAAGAAAGAAAACTTGGCAAGCTACTCAAAAAAATGAAAAAGGGAGACATCTTAATTTGTTCCGAACTCTCACGCCTTGGAAGAAACCTACTGATGATAATGGGTGTACTCAATGAATGTATGAATCGAGATATTCAGGTATGGACTATTAAAGATAACTATCGTCTGGGAAGTGATATCAACTCCAAAGTATTGGCTTTTGCTTTTGGTTTATCCGCCGAAATTGAACGGAATTTAATTTCACAGCGAACAAAAGAGGCGTTGGCAAGAAAGCGAGCGGAAGGAGTTATTCTCGGTCGACCGGTTGGCAGTAAATCAGCCAAAACGAAGTTAACCGGACAAGAAAAGAAAATACAAGAATTGCTTGATAAGAAAGTATCTTATTCTGCTATCGGCAGAATTCTGGGGGTGCATCGCCTAACCGTGTCTTCATTTGTCCGGAATCAAAAATTGAAAACCAACTCGTAA
- a CDS encoding TaqI-like C-terminal specificity domain-containing protein encodes MTEFTNSESWVVLSPIEKQIKDKIERIGTPLKDWDIRINYGIKTGFNDAFIIDGAKRKELIDEDPKSEEIIRPLLRGRDIKRYSYEFADIYLLFIPWHFPLHNDPTIKGASLKAEQEFGIQYPAVYKHLLKYKTKLSNRNKTETGIRYEWYALQRWGANYWEDFSKQKIAWNRIASEKLFSLVDEGIIIQDSMHFFTGNHLKFLCAILNSKLFSWFMYLIIGDTAGGNAGNSDNIRNLTIPKPNRELEIQIERLIKSEQYREIDKVVYKLYDISEQEIAFIDAQ; translated from the coding sequence TTGACGGAATTCACTAATTCGGAAAGTTGGGTTGTTTTATCACCAATTGAAAAGCAAATTAAAGATAAAATCGAGAGAATAGGTACGCCACTAAAGGATTGGGATATTCGCATAAACTATGGAATAAAAACAGGTTTTAATGATGCCTTTATTATAGACGGTGCGAAGCGAAAAGAGCTAATTGATGAAGACCCCAAAAGTGAAGAAATTATTCGACCGTTATTAAGAGGGCGTGATATTAAGCGATATTCTTACGAATTTGCAGATATTTATTTACTTTTTATTCCATGGCATTTTCCTTTGCACAATGATCCAACAATTAAGGGAGCTTCTTTAAAAGCAGAGCAAGAGTTTGGAATTCAGTATCCTGCTGTTTATAAACATTTATTGAAATATAAAACTAAACTCTCAAATCGTAACAAAACTGAAACAGGAATCCGCTATGAATGGTATGCTCTACAGAGGTGGGGAGCAAATTATTGGGAGGATTTTTCTAAACAGAAAATTGCTTGGAATAGAATAGCAAGTGAAAAGCTTTTTTCTCTTGTTGATGAAGGAATTATAATACAGGATAGTATGCACTTTTTTACAGGCAATCATTTAAAATTTTTGTGTGCAATTCTAAATTCTAAATTATTTTCTTGGTTTATGTATTTAATCATTGGTGATACTGCTGGAGGTAATGCAGGGAATTCTGATAATATTAGAAATTTAACTATTCCAAAACCTAATAGAGAACTTGAAATACAAATTGAAAGATTAATAAAAAGTGAACAATATCGCGAAATAGATAAAGTTGTGTACAAATTATATGATATTTCCGAACAAGAAATTGCTTTTATTGATGCTCAATAA